One Mycobacterium marseillense DNA window includes the following coding sequences:
- a CDS encoding polyketide cyclase / dehydrase and lipid transport, which translates to MSSIQIADETFVAADGARVGAAVADRASWRRWWPDLRLQVVEDRADKGIRWSVTGALTGTMEVWLEPSLDGVVLHYFLHAEPTGVAAWQLAKLNLAKMTHRRRVAGKKMAFEVKTTLERSRPVGVSPVV; encoded by the coding sequence ATGAGCAGCATCCAGATCGCGGATGAGACGTTTGTCGCCGCCGACGGCGCACGGGTGGGCGCCGCGGTCGCGGATCGGGCGAGTTGGCGTCGCTGGTGGCCCGACCTGCGGCTGCAGGTCGTCGAGGACCGCGCCGACAAGGGCATCCGGTGGTCGGTCACCGGCGCGCTGACCGGGACCATGGAGGTCTGGCTGGAACCGTCGCTGGACGGGGTCGTGCTGCACTACTTCCTGCACGCCGAGCCCACCGGGGTGGCGGCCTGGCAGCTGGCCAAGCTCAACCTGGCGAAAATGACACACCGCCGCCGGGTGGCGGGCAAAAAAATGGCCTTCGAGGTCAAGACGACACTGGAACGGTCACGTCCGGTCGGAGTTTCTCCGGTAGTTTAG
- a CDS encoding SRPBCC family protein: MAEKTTQTIYIEADPGTVMQVIADIDSYPQWISEYKEAEVQEKDADGYPKVARIVMDATVLKDTMVMSYQWHKDRQSVSWTLVSSSLLRSLEGSYRLAPKGSGTEVTYELSVDLAMPMIGLLKRKAERRLTDTALKDLKKRVEAE, from the coding sequence GTGGCGGAGAAGACGACGCAAACCATCTACATCGAAGCCGACCCGGGCACCGTGATGCAGGTGATCGCCGATATCGATTCCTACCCGCAGTGGATCTCGGAGTACAAGGAAGCCGAGGTCCAGGAGAAGGACGCGGACGGCTACCCGAAGGTGGCCCGGATCGTCATGGACGCCACCGTCCTCAAGGACACCATGGTGATGTCCTACCAATGGCACAAGGATCGCCAATCGGTTAGCTGGACGCTGGTATCGAGCTCGCTGCTGCGCTCCCTCGAGGGCTCGTACCGGTTGGCGCCCAAGGGATCTGGCACCGAAGTCACCTACGAACTCTCCGTTGACCTGGCCATGCCGATGATCGGACTGCTCAAGCGCAAGGCCGAGCGGCGGTTGACCGACACCGCGTTGAAGGATCTGAAGAAACGAGTCGAGGCTGAGTGA